The following are encoded together in the Candidatus Binatia bacterium genome:
- a CDS encoding ethanolamine ammonia lyase-activating protein has product MQSQSEFAPKTYGATPFDQFLEWEELPVIRNFVVDDIRKTVLAPWRRRGGRGCYIILGHPKEPPNSAAYVCEIPPGESLKPQKQMFEEMIFVLKGRGATSVWLDNGKKQTFEWQERSMFSIPLNAWHQHFNGQGKEAVRYIGYTNAPSVFNLYHNYDFVFNNNYQFLDRYHGEEDYFSGKGTALAQRRVWDTSFIADIEKLQFHDWTKKGPGATNVELEFCDNIISAHITRSPVGAYKKAHRHGLGADILVLEGKGYSLMWLEGSEMERYDWGPFSMFSPPHMWFHQHFNTAKEPLKMLAFKPFGQKFQVMDYDRLFVSTGGGGHLIELEDEDPKVRRMFEEELKKDGIPLNMPPAKYRR; this is encoded by the coding sequence ATGCAATCTCAAAGCGAATTTGCGCCTAAGACTTACGGCGCGACTCCTTTCGACCAGTTTCTCGAATGGGAAGAGCTTCCCGTCATCAGAAATTTCGTCGTCGACGATATCAGAAAAACCGTGCTGGCGCCCTGGCGCCGCCGCGGCGGGCGGGGCTGCTATATCATCCTCGGCCACCCCAAGGAGCCGCCCAATTCGGCGGCCTACGTCTGCGAGATTCCGCCGGGCGAAAGCTTGAAGCCGCAAAAGCAGATGTTCGAGGAGATGATCTTCGTCTTGAAGGGCCGCGGCGCGACCAGCGTGTGGCTCGACAACGGGAAAAAGCAGACCTTCGAATGGCAGGAGCGCTCGATGTTCTCGATTCCGCTGAACGCCTGGCACCAGCACTTCAACGGCCAGGGAAAGGAAGCGGTGCGCTACATCGGCTATACCAACGCGCCGTCGGTGTTCAATTTATACCACAACTACGATTTCGTTTTTAACAACAACTACCAGTTTTTGGACCGCTATCACGGCGAGGAAGATTACTTCAGCGGCAAGGGCACGGCGCTCGCCCAGCGGCGCGTCTGGGACACGAGCTTCATCGCCGACATCGAGAAGCTCCAGTTTCACGACTGGACGAAGAAAGGCCCGGGCGCGACCAACGTCGAGCTGGAGTTCTGCGACAACATCATTTCGGCGCACATCACCCGCTCGCCGGTCGGCGCCTATAAAAAGGCGCACCGCCACGGCCTCGGCGCGGATATCTTGGTGCTCGAAGGCAAGGGGTACTCGCTCATGTGGCTCGAAGGGTCGGAGATGGAACGCTACGATTGGGGACCGTTCAGCATGTTCTCGCCGCCGCACATGTGGTTTCACCAGCATTTCAACACGGCCAAAGAGCCGCTCAAGATGCTCGCCTTCAAGCCATTCGGGCAAAAGTTCCAGGTCATGGACTACGACCGGCTGTTTGTCAGCACCGGCGGCGGCGGTCACCTGATCGAGCTCGAAGACGAAGATCCGAAGGTGCGGCGAATGTTCGAAGAGGAGCTCAAAAAAGACGGCATCCCACTCAACATGCCGCCGGCCAAGTACCGGCGCTAG
- a CDS encoding thiamine pyrophosphate-dependent enzyme: protein MIRYECLELMAPLMTDHLVVTSQSGQRIEWSHLSNHEGNLLLGMMGCALGIGTGLALALPHRRVVVLESDGSILLSLFNLPTLARLNPANLSVFVFDNGVYSGSRISEPTATAGRTDLEKVAKGAGIRQAMTIRNIRAFKKAGIAALKGKGLRFIVCKVEESLVHRKIPRPTIDLAENKYRFVRYLERTEGKAIPFVGRG from the coding sequence ATGATCCGCTACGAATGTCTGGAGCTGATGGCGCCGCTGATGACCGACCATCTGGTCGTAACCTCGCAGAGCGGCCAGCGGATCGAATGGAGCCACCTCTCGAACCACGAGGGAAATCTTCTTCTCGGCATGATGGGCTGCGCGCTCGGCATCGGCACCGGCCTCGCCCTCGCCCTGCCACATCGGAGAGTCGTCGTGCTGGAATCCGACGGCAGCATTCTGCTTTCGCTTTTCAATCTGCCGACGCTCGCGCGCTTGAATCCAGCGAATCTCAGCGTGTTCGTCTTCGATAACGGCGTCTACAGCGGCAGCCGCATCAGCGAGCCGACGGCGACCGCCGGACGAACCGACCTTGAAAAGGTCGCGAAAGGCGCGGGCATCCGGCAGGCGATGACGATTCGCAACATCCGGGCATTTAAGAAGGCCGGCATTGCCGCGCTCAAGGGCAAAGGCCTGCGCTTCATCGTCTGCAAGGTCGAGGAGAGCCTCGTGCACAGGAAAATTCCGCGCCCGACGATCGACCTGGCGGAAAACAAATATCGCTTTGTCCGGTATCTCGAGCGAACCGAAGGCAAGGCCATCCCGTTCGTGGGGCGAGGTTAA
- a CDS encoding tripartite tricarboxylate transporter substrate-binding protein: MSLKSLKVKGYRVAGACIFIALFHTASTLAQESFYKDKTIRFVVGYSAGGSFDLYSRLIARHFGKHVPGNPTVIVENMTGAGGIIAANYIFNQAKSDGLTVGAWAAPLILQHIMGNEAAKFDGRKFGYLGVPSPYDTLCTFNAQSGIKTAEDWFAAKRPMKISSIGPGTSTSDVPKLLQVALGLPMQVVEGYKGGADARVAVEAGEVDGYCGSWQTVKTVWRGAFESGKIRPVLLATLKPHPDLKDVPLAIKYAKTDEARLLLRIADSAHGAQFPYSVPPGVPKDRLQILQKAFLDALKDPELLAEAKKADLDIDPIDGPATAKTFADLYEIDPATAAKLKAILLPKK, encoded by the coding sequence ATGTCGTTAAAAAGTTTAAAGGTCAAGGGTTACAGGGTCGCAGGGGCGTGTATTTTCATTGCACTATTTCACACGGCGTCCACGCTCGCGCAGGAATCCTTTTACAAGGACAAGACCATCCGCTTCGTCGTGGGTTATTCCGCGGGCGGCTCGTTCGATCTTTACAGCCGGCTGATCGCGCGCCACTTCGGCAAGCACGTGCCGGGGAATCCCACGGTGATCGTCGAGAACATGACCGGCGCGGGCGGCATCATCGCGGCGAATTATATCTTCAACCAGGCGAAGTCCGACGGTCTCACCGTCGGCGCGTGGGCCGCGCCGCTGATCCTCCAGCACATCATGGGCAACGAGGCAGCGAAGTTCGACGGCCGGAAGTTCGGCTATCTCGGCGTCCCCAGCCCCTACGACACGCTCTGCACTTTTAACGCCCAGAGCGGCATCAAGACGGCCGAGGATTGGTTTGCCGCCAAACGGCCGATGAAGATCTCTTCGATCGGGCCGGGCACGAGCACCTCCGATGTCCCGAAGCTTCTCCAGGTGGCCTTGGGATTGCCCATGCAGGTTGTCGAAGGTTACAAGGGCGGCGCCGACGCGCGCGTCGCCGTCGAGGCGGGCGAGGTGGACGGTTACTGCGGGTCGTGGCAGACGGTCAAGACAGTCTGGCGCGGCGCGTTCGAGTCGGGAAAAATACGGCCCGTCCTCCTCGCGACGCTGAAGCCCCATCCCGACTTGAAAGACGTTCCGCTGGCGATCAAATACGCCAAGACCGACGAGGCGCGCTTGCTGCTGAGGATCGCCGACAGCGCCCACGGCGCGCAGTTCCCCTACTCGGTTCCGCCCGGCGTGCCGAAAGATAGATTGCAAATTCTGCAGAAAGCGTTTCTCGACGCGCTCAAAGATCCCGAGCTGTTGGCCGAGGCGAAGAAGGCCGATCTGGATATCGACCCCATCGATGGACCGGCGACGGCGAAAACCTTTGCCGACCTCTACGAGATCGATCCCGCGACCGCGGCCAAGCTCAAAGCGATCCTCCTGCCGAAGAAATGA
- a CDS encoding ABC transporter substrate-binding protein: protein MRRAIVSLAFLVALRGLADPAALAQEQITVSYPGPAIFFLPTEVARHQGLFKRQNLDVKLILTKSDVDRAALASAEIDFTLRGGSTVLSAARGLPVRMLFVGTIKPFWALVVRPEVNSVKELKGKVMGVAGLAGAHHITTKAILKQNGLDPDKDAVYKVLNVGARIPALLSGSMDAGLLDYNEAFLAKKNGFKILLKRSTSSRSTTSPWTARSKNPY, encoded by the coding sequence ATGCGCCGCGCCATTGTTTCGCTCGCTTTCCTCGTCGCGCTCAGAGGGCTCGCCGATCCCGCGGCTCTCGCGCAGGAGCAGATCACGGTTTCCTATCCCGGACCCGCGATCTTTTTCCTTCCCACCGAGGTCGCCCGCCACCAGGGCCTCTTCAAGCGGCAAAACCTCGACGTCAAGCTCATCCTGACGAAGTCCGACGTGGACCGCGCGGCATTGGCCAGCGCCGAGATCGACTTTACCCTGCGGGGCGGCTCGACCGTTTTGTCCGCGGCGCGCGGCTTGCCGGTGCGGATGCTTTTCGTCGGCACGATCAAGCCCTTTTGGGCCTTGGTGGTCCGCCCCGAAGTCAACTCGGTCAAGGAGCTCAAAGGCAAGGTCATGGGAGTCGCGGGCTTGGCCGGAGCGCATCACATCACTACGAAAGCGATCCTCAAGCAAAACGGATTGGACCCGGATAAGGACGCGGTCTACAAGGTGCTCAACGTCGGCGCGCGCATTCCGGCGCTGCTCTCGGGCTCCATGGACGCGGGATTGCTCGACTACAATGAAGCGTTCCTGGCCAAAAAGAACGGCTTCAAAATTTTGCTCAAGCGATCTACCAGCTCTCGGTCAACAACTTCACCCTGGACGGCACGGTCGAAGAATCCGTATTGA
- a CDS encoding ABC transporter substrate-binding protein, which yields MKRIFILALLVAAATLFRPGNLLAAERVRIAYSSISGAMGPLWAAHDLGLFSRQGLDVQLLYIGGGSVVTQALIGGDVQFVRLGASAVIQASLRGANLKMIGNTINSLVFSLMTKPEIKTPGDLKGKKIGVTRLGGSTDFALDLALKKWNLRRGPDVAVLQTGGMPQLLGAITAGSVDAGVTSPPTNLTAAKMGLKELVDFGDLPIQYPNSPLATTQAFLDKNREVALRVVRAYAEGIHRVKTDREAALKIFAKYTKVQDAEILAELYRIYGVKHLEKIPYVKPEAVEEVLRSEVKTGAAAKAADFIDNSLVADLEREGLFRKLYK from the coding sequence ATGAAAAGAATCTTTATCCTCGCACTACTGGTCGCGGCGGCCACGCTTTTCCGTCCCGGCAATCTCCTCGCCGCCGAAAGAGTGCGCATCGCTTACAGCTCGATCAGCGGCGCCATGGGACCGCTCTGGGCGGCGCACGACCTCGGTTTATTCAGCCGCCAGGGCTTGGACGTCCAGCTCCTTTACATAGGCGGCGGGTCGGTCGTCACGCAGGCGCTGATCGGCGGCGACGTGCAGTTCGTGCGCCTGGGCGCGAGCGCCGTGATACAGGCCTCGCTCCGCGGCGCGAACTTGAAGATGATCGGCAACACAATCAACAGCCTGGTCTTCTCGCTCATGACGAAGCCGGAAATAAAAACACCCGGCGACCTCAAAGGAAAAAAGATCGGCGTGACCCGTCTCGGCGGCTCCACCGATTTCGCTCTCGACCTGGCGCTGAAAAAATGGAATCTCCGCCGGGGACCGGACGTCGCCGTGCTGCAGACCGGCGGCATGCCGCAACTTTTGGGCGCGATCACCGCCGGGAGCGTGGATGCCGGCGTGACCTCGCCGCCGACGAATCTCACGGCCGCGAAGATGGGACTCAAGGAGCTGGTGGACTTCGGCGATCTGCCGATTCAATACCCGAACTCGCCGCTGGCGACCACGCAGGCCTTCCTGGATAAAAACCGCGAAGTCGCGCTACGCGTCGTGCGCGCTTATGCCGAGGGCATTCATCGGGTGAAGACGGATAGAGAGGCTGCGTTAAAGATCTTCGCCAAGTACACCAAGGTGCAGGACGCGGAAATACTCGCGGAGCTTTATCGCATTTACGGCGTCAAGCACCTGGAAAAAATTCCTTACGTCAAACCCGAGGCGGTCGAGGAAGTGCTCAGGTCGGAAGTGAAGACGGGCGCGGCGGCGAAAGCGGCGGACTTCATCGACAATAGTCTCGTCGCCGATCTGGAGCGCGAAGGTTTGTTCCGCAAACTTTATAAATAG
- a CDS encoding Rieske 2Fe-2S domain-containing protein, translating into MKRKKSKVTLSDLAHVGPGTPAGEWFRRYWLTVATTADLRDIPLGVKILGEELVLFRDGRGQLGLLGLHCPHRGTSLEYGDIEETGIRCPYHGWLFDVSGQCLEQPAEPKEATFHRKVKHLSCPVREQGGFIFAYLGPDQDDPPPLPRYYPLVDEKGRRSLESTRHYDYNWLNFIENGADPVHFSILHRSDPNDGTWRSWFFSFKDIPPFDAVETGYGMKVISRKPGPTPETEYVDEKSFALPSILQIGDTEFTHFKQPKESLGTGSHNVHFMFLTPNDDERFTLFTVNYYTGPDPKFFEKLSPSRELTPKEEKKAYDERKYAAFRGSVRREDIACQATQTVIDARKEQLATSDRGVILLRKLILDGIRAVQDGRIPKGVLTQERAGEVVKIDSFTGVRAKGASKKSSTVTRC; encoded by the coding sequence ATGAAAAGGAAAAAAAGCAAAGTTACCCTCTCCGACCTGGCTCACGTCGGTCCCGGCACGCCGGCGGGCGAATGGTTCCGGCGATACTGGTTGACGGTCGCGACGACGGCGGATCTCCGCGACATTCCCTTGGGGGTAAAGATCCTGGGCGAAGAGTTGGTGTTGTTTCGAGATGGCAGGGGGCAGTTAGGTTTGTTGGGTTTGCATTGCCCGCATCGCGGAACCTCGCTCGAATACGGCGACATCGAAGAGACAGGTATCCGCTGTCCGTATCACGGCTGGCTTTTTGATGTCTCCGGTCAATGCTTGGAACAACCGGCCGAGCCGAAAGAGGCCACGTTTCACCGGAAGGTGAAACATCTTTCTTGTCCGGTGCGCGAGCAGGGCGGATTTATCTTCGCGTACCTGGGGCCGGACCAAGACGACCCGCCACCGCTGCCGCGCTATTATCCTCTGGTCGATGAAAAAGGGCGGAGATCGCTGGAAAGCACGCGCCACTACGACTACAACTGGCTCAACTTTATCGAGAATGGCGCCGATCCTGTGCACTTTTCCATCTTACATCGCAGCGACCCCAATGACGGCACCTGGAGAAGCTGGTTCTTCAGCTTTAAGGACATACCGCCGTTCGACGCCGTGGAAACTGGCTACGGCATGAAAGTCATTTCGCGCAAGCCCGGACCAACGCCGGAGACGGAGTACGTGGATGAAAAGAGCTTCGCCCTGCCGAGCATTCTGCAGATCGGCGATACCGAGTTCACCCATTTCAAACAACCAAAGGAATCACTGGGCACCGGCTCGCACAACGTGCACTTCATGTTCTTGACGCCGAACGACGACGAGCGTTTCACGCTCTTCACGGTCAACTATTATACCGGTCCGGACCCGAAGTTTTTCGAGAAGCTCTCGCCCTCGCGCGAATTAACTCCCAAAGAAGAAAAAAAGGCATACGACGAACGGAAATACGCCGCCTTTCGCGGCAGCGTCAGGCGCGAGGACATCGCGTGCCAGGCGACCCAGACGGTTATCGACGCGCGGAAGGAGCAACTGGCGACCTCGGATCGCGGCGTCATTCTACTGAGAAAACTGATTCTCGACGGCATCCGAGCCGTCCAGGACGGCCGCATCCCGAAAGGAGTTTTAACCCAAGAGCGCGCCGGAGAAGTGGTCAAGATCGATTCATTCACCGGCGTGCGGGCCAAGGGCGCCTCCAAGAAATCGAGCACCGTCACAAGATGTTAG
- a CDS encoding ABC transporter substrate-binding protein → MSLISSTGDAFGASIHVAYSAISGAMAPLWVAQDADYFRREGLETKLLYIGGGSLLIQSMLGGDVQFAFGPSVPVVNASLRGADLVLIANTGNAMVFSIMSRPEIKNPPDLKGKKVGVTRLGGSTDLALDFALERWGLQRGRDVTVLQTGGMPESQAGVSSGALDAAVLSSPSNFRAKKLGLYELADVGQLGIVFPNTPLSTRKSYIRSNRETVVKFLRGFIHGLHRLRTDKEFSMKVLAKYTRVTDAEILSELYQVYGVRHTGDAIPYVRSEGVARILKSIESKDAREAKAADFIDNGLLKEIEQSGFFGKLRP, encoded by the coding sequence TTGTCGCTCATTTCTTCGACTGGCGACGCGTTCGGCGCCTCGATTCACGTCGCCTACAGCGCGATCAGCGGCGCGATGGCGCCTCTATGGGTGGCGCAAGACGCGGATTATTTCCGCCGCGAAGGGCTCGAAACAAAGCTCCTCTACATCGGCGGCGGCTCGCTGTTGATACAATCGATGCTCGGCGGCGACGTTCAGTTCGCCTTCGGGCCGTCGGTTCCCGTCGTCAACGCTTCGCTCAGAGGGGCGGATCTGGTTTTGATCGCCAACACCGGCAACGCGATGGTTTTCTCGATCATGTCCCGGCCGGAGATTAAAAATCCGCCCGACTTGAAGGGAAAAAAAGTCGGCGTGACGCGGCTCGGCGGATCGACCGACCTGGCGCTCGATTTCGCTCTGGAGCGGTGGGGACTTCAGAGGGGGCGCGACGTGACCGTGTTGCAGACGGGCGGCATGCCGGAGAGCCAGGCGGGAGTGAGCTCCGGCGCGTTGGACGCGGCGGTCCTGTCTTCGCCGAGCAACTTCCGCGCGAAAAAGTTGGGCTTATATGAGCTGGCCGACGTCGGCCAACTCGGCATCGTTTTTCCCAACACGCCGCTCTCGACCCGCAAGTCTTACATCCGCTCGAACCGAGAAACGGTGGTGAAGTTCCTGCGGGGATTCATTCACGGGCTGCACCGCCTCAGAACCGACAAAGAATTCAGCATGAAAGTGCTGGCCAAATATACCCGGGTCACGGACGCGGAAATCCTGAGCGAGCTGTACCAGGTTTACGGCGTGCGCCACACGGGCGATGCCATTCCTTACGTCCGCTCTGAAGGAGTAGCCAGGATTCTCAAAAGCATCGAATCGAAGGATGCCCGCGAAGCGAAGGCGGCGGATTTCATCGACAACGGTCTCCTGAAAGAGATCGAACAAAGCGGCTTCTTCGGTAAACTCCGCCCGTAG
- a CDS encoding UbiD family decarboxylase yields MSYRDLREWLKQVDDFGELRTVEGADWDLEIGAITEMARKESKTAPCIVFDSVKGYPKGHRLAVGLLNSIKRVALTTDMALDLPPMEFVRTWRQRIKEMKPIAPNVVKDGDFMENIWEEKDVDLLSFPTPRYNVGDGGRYIGTGHLTISRDPDEGWVNLGTYRIMIHDEKNLGLYISPGRHGRIQMEKYFAQNRPFPVAVAIGYDPLIFMASAFEVPYGLSEYDFAGGLRGEPIDVVRLERTGLPVPATAELVIEGECLPSDQKAEGPLGEWTGYYASSVREEPVLRVKRVYFRDHPIMTGAPPSRPPTEATFYKSFWRSAMIWDELEKAGVPDIAGVWCPPEGNTRLLTVVAIKQRYPGHARQAGVLASQVHAAAYLGRFTVVVDEDIDPCDMKDVIWAMTTRCDPIEDIEILRRCWSSPLDPILPKDKKSRNASSNSRAIIDACRPYEWIKDFPQSVKVPDELAKQVREKWGKKILD; encoded by the coding sequence ATGAGTTATCGTGATCTCAGAGAATGGCTGAAACAGGTAGACGACTTCGGCGAGCTCCGGACCGTCGAAGGCGCGGATTGGGACCTGGAGATCGGCGCGATCACCGAGATGGCGCGGAAAGAATCGAAGACCGCGCCGTGCATCGTGTTCGACTCCGTCAAGGGTTACCCCAAAGGCCATCGCCTGGCCGTGGGTCTTTTGAACTCGATCAAGCGCGTCGCGCTGACGACGGACATGGCGCTCGATCTGCCGCCGATGGAATTCGTGCGCACGTGGCGCCAGCGCATCAAAGAGATGAAGCCGATCGCGCCGAACGTCGTCAAAGACGGCGACTTCATGGAAAACATCTGGGAGGAAAAAGACGTCGACTTGCTCAGCTTCCCGACGCCGCGCTACAACGTCGGCGACGGGGGTCGCTACATCGGCACGGGGCATCTCACGATCAGCCGCGACCCGGACGAAGGATGGGTCAACCTCGGGACTTATCGAATAATGATCCACGACGAGAAAAACCTCGGACTCTATATCTCGCCCGGCCGCCACGGGCGCATTCAAATGGAGAAGTACTTCGCCCAGAACCGCCCGTTTCCCGTCGCCGTCGCGATCGGCTACGATCCGCTGATTTTCATGGCGTCGGCGTTCGAGGTGCCTTACGGCCTCTCGGAGTACGATTTCGCGGGCGGGCTGAGAGGAGAGCCGATCGACGTCGTCCGCCTCGAGCGCACCGGCCTCCCGGTGCCGGCGACGGCGGAGCTCGTCATCGAAGGCGAATGTCTGCCGTCGGACCAAAAGGCGGAAGGGCCGTTGGGAGAATGGACCGGCTATTACGCCAGCTCGGTGCGCGAAGAGCCGGTGCTGCGCGTGAAGCGGGTTTATTTCCGCGACCATCCGATCATGACCGGCGCGCCGCCGAGCCGGCCGCCGACCGAGGCGACGTTTTACAAAAGCTTCTGGCGCTCGGCGATGATCTGGGACGAGTTGGAAAAAGCCGGCGTTCCCGATATCGCCGGGGTGTGGTGCCCGCCGGAAGGCAACACGCGGCTTCTCACCGTGGTCGCGATCAAGCAGCGCTATCCCGGCCACGCGCGCCAGGCCGGCGTGCTCGCGTCGCAGGTGCACGCGGCGGCGTATCTCGGCCGCTTCACGGTCGTCGTCGACGAGGACATCGACCCCTGCGACATGAAAGACGTGATCTGGGCGATGACGACGCGCTGCGATCCGATCGAGGACATCGAGATCCTCAGGCGCTGCTGGAGCAGTCCGCTCGACCCGATCCTCCCCAAAGACAAAAAGAGCAGGAACGCCAGCTCCAATTCGAGGGCGATCATCGACGCGTGCCGGCCGTACGAATGGATCAAGGATTTTCCCCAGTCGGTGAAAGTTCCCGACGAGCTGGCGAAGCAGGTGCGGGAGAAGTGGGGCAAAAAAATTCTGGATTGA
- a CDS encoding NAD(P)-dependent oxidoreductase, whose translation MKVVVTGGAGRLGQYAIQELLQYGFDVLTADIVQSAKNLCRFVAADLGNAESLQEIFAGADAVVHLARRRFPYTENGFDPASGTWKTPDVIGDARRFNDNTAMTYNVLTAAIAAGAKKIVAGSSLAVYGLFYPPMEAVPDYLPVDEDHPCRPHDPYGLSKLVGEAMCDSLGRKAEVQIASLRFSGIYAGESARVLAERRKNPIVRGAGALWSYVDVRDAATACRLGLQADFQGHEAFNVCAPTTIMDEPTEDLIRRYLPKVKSIRARGQANWCGYDTKKAETMLGFRARHLFNNGTLQ comes from the coding sequence ATGAAAGTCGTCGTCACGGGAGGCGCGGGCCGGCTTGGGCAATACGCGATCCAAGAATTGTTGCAGTACGGGTTCGACGTTCTCACCGCCGACATTGTACAGTCCGCGAAGAATCTCTGCCGCTTCGTCGCCGCCGATCTCGGCAATGCTGAATCCCTTCAAGAAATTTTTGCCGGTGCCGACGCCGTCGTTCACCTGGCGCGGCGGCGATTCCCCTACACGGAGAACGGCTTCGATCCCGCGAGCGGGACGTGGAAGACTCCGGACGTCATCGGCGACGCGCGGCGATTCAACGACAACACGGCCATGACCTACAACGTTCTTACCGCGGCGATCGCCGCGGGCGCCAAAAAAATCGTCGCCGGCTCGAGCCTCGCGGTGTACGGTTTGTTTTATCCCCCCATGGAGGCAGTTCCGGACTACTTGCCCGTGGATGAAGATCATCCGTGCCGGCCGCACGATCCGTACGGACTGTCGAAGCTCGTCGGCGAGGCGATGTGCGATTCTTTGGGTCGCAAAGCGGAGGTGCAGATAGCGAGCCTGCGTTTTTCCGGCATTTACGCCGGCGAGAGCGCGCGCGTTCTCGCCGAGCGGCGGAAAAATCCGATCGTTCGCGGCGCCGGCGCGCTGTGGAGCTACGTCGATGTCCGTGATGCGGCCACGGCGTGCCGCCTGGGGCTGCAGGCGGACTTCCAGGGGCACGAGGCATTCAACGTATGCGCGCCGACGACCATCATGGATGAGCCGACGGAAGATTTGATCCGGCGCTATCTGCCAAAGGTGAAATCCATCAGGGCCCGTGGACAAGCCAACTGGTGTGGCTACGATACGAAAAAGGCGGAGACGATGCTCGGCTTCCGGGCGCGGCATCTGTTTAACAACGGAACTTTGCAATAA
- a CDS encoding ABC transporter substrate-binding protein, with product MRARNIFFLAAALVLLPAASAYTAERVVLGYSGVGSGEEVHHLAKQLGLFKKYGLDVEIVYIPGGSTVVQAMVAGDVQFGRGSSNEVVSAHLAGFPLKIISALINKFVYSFVTPPSIAKPQDLKGKSVAVSRFGSGSDFITRLALKSWGLEPVKDVTILQVGNSPERLAAIASGKVHGSILSLSQTPRAKKLGLRVLADLSQIDAEYPQGVLYVSAALIEKRPDLIREFMKAYVEGIRQFKTNLPAAFAVIEKNSGLKDKSEIEEYHNVLTKNFLLSNPMPTTAGIKTVLDDLGQKNPKIRELKPEDLIDTRFLRELKDGGFIK from the coding sequence ATGCGCGCGCGAAATATTTTCTTCTTGGCTGCCGCACTGGTTCTGCTTCCGGCGGCGTCCGCGTACACCGCCGAGCGGGTCGTGCTGGGTTACAGCGGCGTCGGCTCGGGCGAGGAGGTGCATCATCTGGCCAAGCAGTTGGGACTTTTCAAAAAATACGGTCTCGACGTGGAGATCGTCTACATCCCCGGCGGCTCGACGGTCGTGCAGGCGATGGTCGCCGGCGACGTTCAGTTCGGCCGCGGCTCTTCGAACGAGGTCGTAAGCGCCCATCTCGCGGGCTTCCCGCTTAAAATCATTTCCGCGCTGATCAACAAATTCGTCTACAGCTTCGTGACGCCGCCGTCGATCGCCAAGCCGCAAGATCTAAAAGGCAAGTCCGTCGCGGTCAGCCGGTTCGGCTCGGGGTCGGATTTCATCACGCGCCTGGCGCTCAAATCCTGGGGCTTGGAGCCGGTGAAAGACGTGACGATTCTGCAAGTGGGCAATTCGCCCGAGCGCCTGGCCGCGATCGCCTCGGGAAAAGTTCACGGTTCAATTCTATCGCTGTCGCAGACGCCGCGGGCGAAGAAATTGGGATTGAGGGTTCTGGCCGATCTCTCGCAGATCGACGCGGAATATCCGCAGGGAGTGCTCTACGTTTCGGCCGCGCTCATCGAAAAACGGCCCGATTTGATCCGGGAATTTATGAAGGCCTACGTGGAGGGCATCCGGCAGTTCAAGACCAACCTGCCGGCGGCCTTCGCCGTGATCGAGAAAAATAGCGGGCTAAAAGATAAAAGCGAGATCGAAGAGTACCACAATGTCTTGACCAAGAATTTTTTATTGAGCAATCCGATGCCGACGACGGCGGGGATCAAAACCGTGCTCGACGATCTCGGCCAGAAAAATCCCAAAATTCGCGAGCTGAAGCCCGAGGACTTGATCGACACGCGCTTCCTGCGCGAGCTGAAGGACGGCGGGTTCATAAAATAA